In a single window of the Desulfobacterales bacterium genome:
- a CDS encoding FeoA family protein — MKLSEMKKGQRATIVRVGGIGALRRRVLEMGMGKGVEIYVEKYAPLKDPLE, encoded by the coding sequence ATGAAATTAAGTGAGATGAAGAAAGGTCAACGCGCAACAATTGTTCGGGTGGGTGGAATAGGTGCTTTGCGACGCAGAGTTCTTGAAATGGGAATGGGTAAGGGCGTCGAGATATATGTCGAAAAATATGCTCCCTTGAAGGATCCGCTGGAA
- a CDS encoding transcriptional repressor codes for MEQVHSREKEQFKKLFQNEVVDQIDEKYQILEVFLQSERHVTVAEMSRILNEQGYSFSIEFVRDTLKFMCRYGFARKVRFDDGLVRFEHHHLGDHHDHMVCTKCGRIVEFKDDELERLLVKVVAAHGFHMVQHKVETYGFCSDCMKQQMQLMPLTMAKKGEKVVIREFAGGSGVRMRLMTMGMRLGDIVDVITNMGNGQLVVAVDCKRYVLGQGVAGKIIVEIV; via the coding sequence ATGGAACAGGTACATTCCCGTGAAAAAGAGCAGTTTAAAAAATTATTTCAGAATGAAGTCGTTGATCAGATAGATGAAAAGTATCAAATACTGGAAGTCTTTCTTCAGAGCGAACGTCATGTGACGGTTGCCGAGATGAGCCGGATACTTAACGAGCAGGGGTATTCATTTTCGATCGAATTTGTCCGGGATACACTCAAATTCATGTGTCGATACGGATTTGCCCGGAAAGTACGGTTTGACGATGGCCTGGTCCGGTTTGAGCATCATCATCTGGGGGATCATCATGATCACATGGTGTGTACCAAATGTGGCAGGATCGTGGAATTCAAGGATGACGAGCTGGAACGTCTCCTGGTGAAAGTGGTGGCAGCTCACGGGTTTCATATGGTGCAGCATAAAGTGGAGACCTACGGGTTTTGTTCCGATTGTATGAAGCAGCAGATGCAGCTCATGCCGCTGACCATGGCGAAAAAGGGTGAAAAAGTGGTCATCAGGGAATTTGCCGGCGGGTCCGGTGTGCGAATGCGGTTGATGACCATGGGGATGAGGCTGGGCGATATTGTTGACGTCATTACGAATATGGGCAACGGGCAGCTGGTCGTAGCCGTTGACTGCAAGCGTTATGTGCTGGGCCAGGGAGTGGCGGGGAAAATTATTGTCGAGATCGTTTAA